Part of the Gemmatimonas sp. genome is shown below.
TCGGTAAATGCCGCCGCCCCCTCCATGGTCCGCCGGATGAAGGACAGCTCCTGAAGGGCGCGGTCGTGCAGCGCGGGAGAGGGATGAACGGGGGGAGCCATTGCGGGAAGTATCGATGGGCAGCAACCATGCGTCAAGTACTTTATCCTACAAAGTCGAACACTCTGAGGTTCCGCGATGGACTCGTGTAATGGAGAACACGTCAGGCGTTCCTGGCGCAGCCAAACGCGCGCAGTGACGTTACCTGCTCGACCTGTCGCCACGCCGGGTCGGCCTCTGGGGCGCGGCAGCCGGTGTCGCCGCAGGCGCCCTGCCCTTCTTCATCGGCGATCCGGCTGGGAGCATCTCTGTCCCCGTGCTCGCAGCGGTCGTGATGACGACGACAGGCAGCCTGAGCACGCTTTCCGCCGTCGGCAGCCTGCTGCTGGCCCAGCGCGCTGAGCGACGCGCGCTGAAGCGACTCGAACAGCAATTGCTGGCCGCCAACTTCTGATGCTCGCCGTGGGGTGACCACCTGCTGGCCACCCCACTTGCGAGCGCCTCAGCGCATGCGATCGCGCCGCACCTGCACGCGCAGCCCCTTGATCTTGGTGTTCTTGAGCGCCGAAATCACCTCGTCGGCCATCGCTTCGGGCACTTCGACGGTGCTGAAGTTGTCGGCGATCTGAATCGACCCGATATGCGCCGAGTCGAGGCCGGCCTCGTTCGCGATGGCGCCCACGAGATCGCCCGGACGCATCTTGAGCTTGCGTCCGGCCCCGATCCAGAGGGTGGCCGCCGTCCACGGGGTGTCGCGCTTGGCCTTCTTTCCCTTGGCGCCGCCCTCCGGGCGACGCTCGCGCGCGTCACCGCGCGATGACGTGTCCCGTTCCCGACCGAACGGACGATCGCCACGCCCCTCGAAGCGCTCCCGCGGCTCGCGCGGCGTGACCGCCGGGATCTCCGCCTCTTCGCCACCGTCACGCGCCGCTACCAGCTTCACCGCGGCCGCGGCGAGATCCATGAGATCAAGCTCGCCCGCCAGCGCCTCCACGATGCCGCGATACGAATCGAGCCCGCCTTCGAGGACCGCCTCCCGCAGCGTGGCCTTCACCAGCTCCTGACGGTGGGCGCGCAGGTCCGCCACCGTGGGCACCTGCGCCACGTCGATCTTCTGGCTGGTCTGCCGTTCGATGTTGCGCAGCAGCCGGTGCTCACGCGGCTCGGCGAGCGTGATGGCCACCCCTTCGCGTCCGGCGCGACCGGTGCGTCCGATGCGATGCACATAGGTCTCGGCATCCGCCGGCACATCGAAGTTCACCACGTGACTCACATGCTTCACGTCCAACCCGCGCGCGGCCACGTCGGTGGCGATGAGCAGGTCCACCTTCTTCGCGCGGAACTTCTGCATGACCCGATCGCGCTGATCCTGCGAGAGCCCACCGTGCAGCGATTCGGCCCGCAACCCGCGCGCGGTGAGGGTTTCGCTCAGTTCGTCCACCTCGGTGCGCGTGCGGCAGAAGACGATGGCACTGGTGGGCTGTTCGATGTCGAGGACCCGCGCGAGCGCGGGCATCTTGTGCGCACGCGACACGATGTAGGCCATCTGCCGCACCCGCGCCGACTCCCCTTCGGCCACCACTTCCCGCTCCACGGTGACCTGCTGCGGGTTGCGCAGATACTTGCGCGTGAGTCCCGCAATGCGCGGCGGCAGGGTGGCGCTGAACAGCGCCGTCTGCTTCTCGGTCGGCGTGGCGTCGAGAATCGCCTCCAGTTCGTCGGCGAAGCCCATATCGAGCATTTCGTCGGCTTCATCGAGCACCACCGCCCGCAGCGTGCCCAGCTTGAGCGTATGGCGCTTGATGTGGTCGAGCGCGCGACCGGGGGTGGCGATGACCACGTCCACCCCGCGCTTGAGGGCGCGGATCTGCAATTCCATGCTGGCACCGCCATACACGGCCAGGGCGTGCAGCCCCAGCGGCTTACCGTAGCGATGCACCGCTTCGGCCACCTGCATGGCCAGTTCGCGTGTGGGGACCAGAATGAGGACCGACGGGCCGCCATCGGTGGCGCGGTGGCCGGCGCCGACGCGCGTGAGCAGCGGCAGCGCGAACGCCGCGGTCTTGCCGGTGCCGGTGGCCGCCTGCGCCAGCACGTCGCGCCCCTCCAGCAGGGGAGGAATGGACGCCCGCTGGACCGGCGTGGGTTCTTCGTAGCCGAGGGCGGAAAGCGCGTCGGCAATACGCGGGTCTACCCCGAGGGTTGCGAAGCCGTTGGTGGCGTCGCCCGCGTTGATGTTCGTCATGGGATTCTCCTGTAATCGTCAAAGGTAGCACATTGGGCCCTCGGGCGGAGAAATTCCGGCATGTCGCCCCCCGAACCGCTCCCGTTCGATGTCCGTCCCAGTCCCATTCAAGGGCTGGGCGCCTTCGCCATCAGGCCCATGCCGGCCGGGACGCGCATCATCGAGTACGCGGGGGAGCGGCTCACGCCCGCGCAGGCGGACGCGCGCTACCCCGACGTGGCCGGCGCGCGGCATCACACGTTTCTGTTCGCCATTGACGACGACGTGGTGGTGGACGCCTCGGTGAATGGCAACGAGGCACGTTTCCTCAACCACTCGTGTGCCCCCAACTGCGACGTCGTCGTGGACGAGAAGCGCCTCTGGATCGAGGCGCTGCACGATATCGAGGTGGGGGAAGAGCTCGTGTACGACTATGCCTTCGTGCTCGAGGAGCGTCACACCCCGGCCGCCAAGCGACGCTATCCCTGTGCGTGCGGCGCCATCACTTGCCGGGGCACCATACTCGCCCGCAAGCGCGGCTGAGCCAACGGCGCACAGCGCGCCTACAACTCCCTCCGCATCACCGCGTCGCGCTGGGGATCGGAGCCGAGCAGGAAGGTCTGCGTGCCGACGGTGACAAAGCCCCACCGGGCGTAGAAGCGCATGGCGCGCGCGTTACGCTCCCAGACACCGAGCCACAGCGCGTCGCCACCGCCTTCGCCACCGGCGAGCAGCACCGCCTGCATGAGCGCGGTGGCGACGCCGCGACCGTGCCAGGCGTGATCCACATAGAATCGTTCAAGCTCCGCCGGATGCGCGGCCGCCACGGCCTCGTGCGCTGTGCCCTGCATGAGGTACGCATACCCCACCAGCACGTCGTCCAGCTCGGCCAGCAGACAAATGCGCCGAGGCTCCGCCAGTTCGCGATGCTGCTTGGCGGGACTGAACGCCGATGCCAGGTACGCCGCCATGTCGGCGGGATCGTTGTCGGCCGCGAACGTGTGGGAGAAGGTGCGCCGCGCGAAGCGACTCAGCGCGTCCGCGTCGTCGATCCCGGCCCGGCGAAGGCGTGGCATCGCCGGATCCGTGTCCATCACGGCCGCACCAGCACCGAAATCGCGCGCACGGCGTTGTTGCCATAACCGAGCCGATTCCACACGATCGCCTCGGGCTGGATGGCCCCGGTGGCGTCGGTGGCGCGACTGCGCAGCATCACGTCGCCCGTGGGGAGCTCGGCCTCCAGGGAGAACGGGGTCCAGGCGTAGGGGGACGCCGGGGCCGCCACCGTGGCACGAGACCAGCGCTCGTTCACGGCCACCTCCACCAGCGTGATGGGCCCCGACCCCGACCAGGCCCAGCCGCGTACGGTGCAGTGGCGCGTCGTGATCTGCTGCGGCAGGGGCGAGACGATCATGCTTTTCACCAACGCGCGTGTCACGGGACGCACGTCGCCGTCCATCTCGTACACGTAGCGCTGCTGCTGGAAGTACCCGGTGTAGGGCGCGCTCAGCAGCTGCACCCCGGCGAGCCACTTCACACTCGCCATGCCGTACCAGTTGGGGACCACGAGTCGCACGGGCGCGCCGTGTTCGGCGGTGAGTGGGTCCCCGTTCATGTGCGTGGCCACCAGCGTGTCGGGGTGCATGGCCACCTCGAGGGGCAGCGCCCGCTCGAAGCGCACCACGCCGGCGGCGTCGTCGCGCGGTCCCGAATCGGCACCGCACGCCAGCACCTCCACCGCTGTGCTGGCCGGCATCGCCTGGGCGAGTACCGTCGCCAGGGACACCCCGCGCCACCGAGTGGTACTGACGGCCCCGTACTGCCACGGTTCGCCGGCAGGCACCGGGTCCATCCCCAGCCGCCAATTCCCGGCGCATTCCATGGTCATCAGCACCTCATGCTGCGGCATGGCGGCCAGCGCGTCGAGCGAGACCCGGGTGACCTGCGCCACGTCGCCCGAGACGAGAATGGACCAGTCGGCGTGCGCGGTGGGCGTCTCGAAGTTGCTGCGCACGTACACACTTGGCGCCGGGGTGATCGCCTGCTGCAGCAGGGGCAGGGGGGTTTCGGCGCACAGTGGGTGGGCCCGCACCACGTCGAGCACCGAGGCGCGATCAGGCACGTCGAGCACTACGCCGACCGCTTGGCCTTTCGCTGCTTCGACTTGCGCCCCACGGACACCGCCACCGCCGCCCACTCGCGCAGCGCGTCCGTATCCTCGATCACATCCACCGGCACCTCGTAGTACTGCATCACCTCGCCACCCTCGCCGAAGGGACGAAAGGCGCGCATACCGCGCGCCTCGAACTCGCCGCGGGTGTGCTCATCCACCTTGAAGTACAGCACATCGTTGCCAATGAGCGCAAAGAAGGTGGTCCCGGCGTAGAGGCCCACCCCGCCGAACATGTCACGGGCCCGCACGTCCGGCAGGGCGCGCTGCAGCCGTTCGAGGACGAAGGCGCGGTAGGTGGCGGTGACCGACATCCCTCAACCTCAGGCCGCAGCGGCCATCCGTCAATCCGGGCGCTTCGGACCCAGGCGTCCGACCGCGATCACGACCCCGGCAGGGGCCCGCCGCCTGGTGCCCCCGTGGCTCACACGCTCAGCGGTACTCGCTCCGTCGTGCCCGTCAGCGTGGTGTTCCCCACGTTCACGAAAAGCGTCCCATCGGTGACCGACAGGTCGAGCGACAGGCGGCGATCGAGCCGGTCGACGAGGGCATCGACCAGAGCGCGATCAAGCACATGGCAGACAATCTGCTCGACCTTGTGAATGCGCGTTCCCTGAAGCTGCCGGCGCCACACGGTGGGATCCTTGTGTGTGTAGACGGCCACGTGCGGCGCCGCCTTGCTGGCCTTGTGCAGCCGTGCCGCGTCGGGAAGCCCGATCTCGATCCAGTGGGTGATCGTACCCGTCAGGTCGCGTACGCTCACGGTGGGATCATCGGGATCGGACACCCCCTTGGAGAAGGCGATCCCTTCGCGATACTCGAGGCAGTACGCGAGGAGGCGCGCGACGAAATACTCCGGCGCCTCCGACGGATGCATGGCCATGCGGAACTCGAGCGACTCGTACACGCCGCGGTCCACGTGGGCGAGCTGCACCTGCAGCGCGTACATGGTGGAGGTCAGTGCCATCGTCGTAAGGAGGCCGTTGGGCGAAGGGGGAGAGGATTCGGAGACCGGATGATCGGAGTGGTCGGATGCCCGGACGTGGGATGAATGCCCGAAATCGGAGCCGGGAAACCGCGTTCGGAGGTCCGAGGCCGGACGCACCGCGCGCGCGCATCAACAGGCCGCACACACCTCCGACCGCCGATTTCCGAACGCCGTTTCCCGCCTCGGACCTCCGGCATTCACCCGACCTCCGGGCATCCGACCAATTCGACCGATCGGAACACTCCGTTCAGTCCGACCGTCCCCTCACCGGCAGTGCGTCAGCCAGCCGTGCCGGTCTTCGATCTGACCCTTGACGATGCCCAGATACTCCTGCTGCAGCCGCTTGGTGATGGGCCCCACCTTGCCGGCACCGATCGTGATCTTGTCGATGCTGCGCACGGGGGTGAGCTCGGCAGCCGTGCCGGTAAAGAACACCTCGTCGGCCATGTACAGCATTTCGCGGGGAATGTGCAGCTCACGCACCGGGATGCCCGCGTCCTGCGCCAGCTGCATGATGGTGGCGCGGGTAATGCCGCCCAGGATGCTGCCGTCGAGCGGCGTGGTGATGAGCGTGCCCTTGGACACGACGAACACATTCTGCCCCGACCCTTCGCTGACCACCCCACTCGGGGAGAGCGCGATGCCCTCGGCGTACCCGTTGGCGAGCGCCTCCATCTTGATGAGCTGCCCGCTGAGGTAGTTGCCGGCGATCTTGGCCATGGCCGGAATGGTGTTGGGCTGCACGCGATGCCAGCTCGAGATGCAGGCATCCACCCCGGCATCGAGCGCCTCGTCGCCCAGATAGGCTCCCCACGGCCAGCAGGGGAGGTAGGTCTCCACCGGCGCGCCAATGGGCACCATCCCGGCCGTGCCGTAGCCGCGCACGACCATGGGGCGCAGGTAACAGGCGTCGAGCCCGTTGCGCACCACGAGTTCGCGCGAGGCCTCCACCAGCTGCTCCATCGTGTACGGCACTTCCATGCGGTAGATCTTGCACGAATGAAAGAGCCGCTCGAGATGCTCGCGCAGCCGGAAGATCGCCGGACCGCGGGGCGTGCTGTAGGCACGAATGCCCTCGAAGGCGGACGATCCGAACTGCACGGAGTGACTGAGCACGTGAATCGTGGCGTCGGCCCACGGAATGAAATGGCCATCGCGCCAGATCCACTGCGTCTCGGTGATGCGGCTCATGTGTGGTGGTGCTGAGGGAGCGGAGGTGACGGAGCGGTGATCAGACGAGCGACTTGACGGCACCACCGTCCACCAGGACGGCCTGCCCCGTCATGAAACCGGACCGCGCAGAACAGAGGAAAGCTATCACCGACGCCAGCTCCTCGGGGCGCCCCACCCGCCCCAGCGGTGACTCGCTCGCCCAGCCGGCGAAGATCGCCTCCTGCGACTGCCCGGTGCGGCGCGAGGTAGCCAGCGCCAGATCGTCGAGGCGCTCCGTGGCCGTGAACCCCGGCAACACCGTATTCACCGTCACACCGTCCTTGCCCACGTCATCGGCCAGCGTGCGCAGGAAGCCGGTCACCGCCGCGCGCAGGGCATTGCTCAACACGAGGGACCCCTGCGGGCGCCGGACGGCCAACGACGTGATCGCGATGACGCGCCCCCACTTCTTCTGCTGCATGGCCGGCACGAAGGCGCGCGTGAGCTCCACCACGCTGCGCAGCAGCAGGTCGCTGGCTGCGCTCCAGGCCGACCAGTCGTGCGACAGCGGCGCACCCGTTGGTGGGCCACCTGTGTTGCAGACGAGAATGTCCACCC
Proteins encoded:
- a CDS encoding DEAD/DEAH box helicase encodes the protein MTNINAGDATNGFATLGVDPRIADALSALGYEEPTPVQRASIPPLLEGRDVLAQAATGTGKTAAFALPLLTRVGAGHRATDGGPSVLILVPTRELAMQVAEAVHRYGKPLGLHALAVYGGASMELQIRALKRGVDVVIATPGRALDHIKRHTLKLGTLRAVVLDEADEMLDMGFADELEAILDATPTEKQTALFSATLPPRIAGLTRKYLRNPQQVTVEREVVAEGESARVRQMAYIVSRAHKMPALARVLDIEQPTSAIVFCRTRTEVDELSETLTARGLRAESLHGGLSQDQRDRVMQKFRAKKVDLLIATDVAARGLDVKHVSHVVNFDVPADAETYVHRIGRTGRAGREGVAITLAEPREHRLLRNIERQTSQKIDVAQVPTVADLRAHRQELVKATLREAVLEGGLDSYRGIVEALAGELDLMDLAAAAVKLVAARDGGEEAEIPAVTPREPRERFEGRGDRPFGRERDTSSRGDARERRPEGGAKGKKAKRDTPWTAATLWIGAGRKLKMRPGDLVGAIANEAGLDSAHIGSIQIADNFSTVEVPEAMADEVISALKNTKIKGLRVQVRRDRMR
- a CDS encoding SET domain-containing protein-lysine N-methyltransferase encodes the protein MSPPEPLPFDVRPSPIQGLGAFAIRPMPAGTRIIEYAGERLTPAQADARYPDVAGARHHTFLFAIDDDVVVDASVNGNEARFLNHSCAPNCDVVVDEKRLWIEALHDIEVGEELVYDYAFVLEERHTPAAKRRYPCACGAITCRGTILARKRG
- a CDS encoding GNAT family N-acetyltransferase; amino-acid sequence: MPRLRRAGIDDADALSRFARRTFSHTFAADNDPADMAAYLASAFSPAKQHRELAEPRRICLLAELDDVLVGYAYLMQGTAHEAVAAAHPAELERFYVDHAWHGRGVATALMQAVLLAGGEGGGDALWLGVWERNARAMRFYARWGFVTVGTQTFLLGSDPQRDAVMRREL
- a CDS encoding molybdopterin-dependent oxidoreductase translates to MPDRASVLDVVRAHPLCAETPLPLLQQAITPAPSVYVRSNFETPTAHADWSILVSGDVAQVTRVSLDALAAMPQHEVLMTMECAGNWRLGMDPVPAGEPWQYGAVSTTRWRGVSLATVLAQAMPASTAVEVLACGADSGPRDDAAGVVRFERALPLEVAMHPDTLVATHMNGDPLTAEHGAPVRLVVPNWYGMASVKWLAGVQLLSAPYTGYFQQQRYVYEMDGDVRPVTRALVKSMIVSPLPQQITTRHCTVRGWAWSGSGPITLVEVAVNERWSRATVAAPASPYAWTPFSLEAELPTGDVMLRSRATDATGAIQPEAIVWNRLGYGNNAVRAISVLVRP
- a CDS encoding TfoX/Sxy family protein gives rise to the protein MSVTATYRAFVLERLQRALPDVRARDMFGGVGLYAGTTFFALIGNDVLYFKVDEHTRGEFEARGMRAFRPFGEGGEVMQYYEVPVDVIEDTDALREWAAVAVSVGRKSKQRKAKRSA
- a CDS encoding YaeQ family protein, with the translated sequence MALTSTMYALQVQLAHVDRGVYESLEFRMAMHPSEAPEYFVARLLAYCLEYREGIAFSKGVSDPDDPTVSVRDLTGTITHWIEIGLPDAARLHKASKAAPHVAVYTHKDPTVWRRQLQGTRIHKVEQIVCHVLDRALVDALVDRLDRRLSLDLSVTDGTLFVNVGNTTLTGTTERVPLSV
- a CDS encoding branched-chain amino acid transaminase, whose amino-acid sequence is MSRITETQWIWRDGHFIPWADATIHVLSHSVQFGSSAFEGIRAYSTPRGPAIFRLREHLERLFHSCKIYRMEVPYTMEQLVEASRELVVRNGLDACYLRPMVVRGYGTAGMVPIGAPVETYLPCWPWGAYLGDEALDAGVDACISSWHRVQPNTIPAMAKIAGNYLSGQLIKMEALANGYAEGIALSPSGVVSEGSGQNVFVVSKGTLITTPLDGSILGGITRATIMQLAQDAGIPVRELHIPREMLYMADEVFFTGTAAELTPVRSIDKITIGAGKVGPITKRLQQEYLGIVKGQIEDRHGWLTHCR
- a CDS encoding SDR family oxidoreductase: MDLGIQGKVALVCGASRGIAYATAEELAREGVDLVICSRDGAAIREARTRLSALGVTVIALEADLSTMAGIEHVVQRTRAAYPTGVDILVCNTGGPPTGAPLSHDWSAWSAASDLLLRSVVELTRAFVPAMQQKKWGRVIAITSLAVRRPQGSLVLSNALRAAVTGFLRTLADDVGKDGVTVNTVLPGFTATERLDDLALATSRRTGQSQEAIFAGWASESPLGRVGRPEELASVIAFLCSARSGFMTGQAVLVDGGAVKSLV